In one window of Zingiber officinale cultivar Zhangliang chromosome 11A, Zo_v1.1, whole genome shotgun sequence DNA:
- the LOC122031415 gene encoding zinc finger protein ZAT9-like, whose product MDRHRCRICFRRFSNGRALGGHMRSHVVNASTAAAAGHRRPKPPSLSGLSSSFLEATTYEFPRRRSFRAVDPEFSSSVAVAESGGAGSSYVGESEADSSSFRRRLVRPRRTEGFSDEAERLSSVSDGAREEDVALCLMLLSRDTWSKSKMERRQSLDDEEKEDVDDELTLLAAGKSCTKRTKYQCVTCRKFFKSYQALSGHRANQKNEGTECTPTTTGVRIHGSGLRPTTTNTAKLYQCPYCSRTFISGQALGGHKRSHLATATTTSPAPLSIKDDGFIDLNQPALFEEETELSALSVATEIASK is encoded by the coding sequence ATGGACAGGCACAGGTGCCGGATCTGCTTCCGGCGATTCTCTAATGGCCGCGCCCTCGGCGGCCACATGCGCTCTCACGTCGTTAATGCTTCCACCGCCGCTGCCGCCGGGCATCGGAGGCCGAAGCCCCCCTCGCTATCCGGATTATCGTCGTCTTTCTTGGAGGCGACTACGTATGAGTTCCCCAGGCGCCGAAGCTTCCGCGCCGTGGATCCGGAGTTTTCTTCTTCTGTTGCCGTGGCAGAGAGCGGCGGTGCCGGATCCTCCTATGTCGGAGAGAGCGAGGCGGATTCGTCGTCTTTCCGACGGCGGCTCGTTCGTCCTCGACGAACTGAAGGTTTCTCCGATGAGGCCGAGCGGCTCAGCTCCGTCTCCGATGGCGCTCGTGAAGAAGACGTCGCGCTCTGCCTCATGTTGCTCTCGCGTGACACTTGGTCCAAATCGAAAATGGAGCGCCGCCAATCCCTTGACGATGAGGAAAAAGAGGACGTAGACGACGAGTTGACGCTTCTCGCCGCCGGTAAATCGTGCACGAAGAGGACCAAATACCAGTGCGTCACTTGCCGGAAGTTCTTCAAATCGTATCAAGCGCTCAGCGGTCACCGGGCGAACCAAAAAAATGAAGGAACAGAGTGCACCCCGACCACCACCGGAGTCCGAATCCACGGCAGTGGCCTGAGGCCCACCACCACCAACACCGCCAAGCTCTACCAGTGCCCTTACTGCTCAAGGACCTTCATCTCCGGCCAGGCCCTCGGCGGCCATAAAAGATCCCATCTCGCGACCGCCACCACTACGTCGCCGGCTCCCCTCAGCATCAAAGATGATGGCTTCATAGACCTCAATCAGCCAGCTCTATTCGAGGAAGAAACCGAGCTCTCCGCCCTCTCTGTCGCCACTGAGATCGCATCAAAGTGA